From Brassica oleracea var. oleracea cultivar TO1000 chromosome C3, BOL, whole genome shotgun sequence, a single genomic window includes:
- the LOC106334227 gene encoding histone H3.2-like, whose translation MARTKQTARKSTGGKAPRKQLATKAARKSAPATGVKKPHRFRPGTVALREIRKYQKSTELLIRKLPFQRLVREIAQDFKTDLRFQSSAVAALQEAAEAYLVGLFEDTNLCAIHAKRVTIMPKDIQLARRIRGERA comes from the coding sequence ATGGCTCGTACCAAGCAAACCGCTAGAAAATCCACCGGAGGAAAGGCTCCGAGGAAGCAGCTGGCGACGAAAGCGGCGAGGAAGTCAGCTCCGGCCACCGGAGTGAAGAAGCCGCACAGATTCCGCCCCGGAACGGTGGCGCTTAGAGAGATCAGGAAGTACCAGAAGAGCACCGAGCTTCTCATCCGCAAGCTTCCGTTCCAGCGTCTGGTTCGTGAGATCGCTCAGGATTTCAAGACGGATCTGAGGTTCCAGAGCAGTGCCGTCGCGGCTTTACAAGAGGCTGCCGAGGCTTACCTTGTTGGGTTGTTCGAAGACACGAATCTGTGTGCGATTCACGCGAAGAGAGTCACGATCATGCCGAAGGATATCCAGCTCGCTAGGAGAATCAGAGGTGAAAGAGCTTGA